From one Caldithrix abyssi DSM 13497 genomic stretch:
- a CDS encoding PorV/PorQ family protein has protein sequence MKQIKIVLALLMTCALSYGQYSKDVSNVGTTAAPFLEIGVGARAIGMGGAFVATANDVSAMYWNPAGIANLKNIQAIFVHTNWLVDITFDYAGIVFPLYQYGTIGLNLTALNMGEMKVRTIDHPEGTGEFFDARDLALGLAYGIKITNRFALGFNVKYISQTIWKEHAAGFALDIGTLYETPWKGLRIGAALTNFGTDMRMDGNDLLVYYDVDPYQLGNNDRIFAELKTDAWPLPLNFQLGIAYDALMSEQHQLTLEVDALHPIDNTESINLGMEYQLQGKFFLRVGYRNLFLKDSEEGFTLGGGIQLPLMGRIQGGFDYAFADFGRLQDTHRFTILLRF, from the coding sequence ATGAAACAAATAAAAATTGTGCTGGCTCTTTTAATGACATGCGCTTTGTCTTACGGACAGTACTCGAAAGATGTGAGTAATGTGGGAACGACGGCGGCTCCTTTTCTGGAAATTGGCGTGGGCGCGCGCGCCATCGGTATGGGCGGCGCGTTTGTGGCCACGGCCAATGACGTGAGCGCCATGTACTGGAATCCGGCCGGCATTGCCAACTTAAAGAACATCCAGGCTATTTTTGTGCATACCAACTGGCTGGTGGACATCACGTTTGACTATGCCGGTATTGTTTTCCCGCTGTACCAGTATGGAACCATTGGCTTAAATTTGACGGCGCTGAATATGGGCGAGATGAAGGTGCGCACCATTGACCATCCGGAAGGTACGGGCGAGTTTTTCGACGCCCGCGATCTGGCGCTGGGACTGGCTTACGGTATTAAAATAACCAATCGATTTGCGCTGGGCTTCAACGTAAAATACATTTCGCAAACCATCTGGAAAGAACATGCCGCCGGTTTTGCGCTGGATATTGGCACGCTTTACGAAACGCCCTGGAAAGGCTTGCGTATCGGCGCGGCGCTTACCAATTTTGGCACGGATATGCGCATGGATGGCAACGATCTGCTGGTGTACTACGATGTGGATCCCTACCAGTTGGGGAATAATGACCGTATCTTTGCTGAATTGAAAACGGACGCCTGGCCATTGCCCCTGAATTTTCAACTGGGAATCGCCTACGATGCGCTAATGTCCGAACAGCATCAGTTAACTCTGGAAGTGGATGCGCTACATCCCATTGATAATACAGAAAGCATTAATCTGGGAATGGAATATCAGCTGCAGGGCAAATTCTTTTTGCGCGTCGGCTACCGAAATTTGTTCCTGAAAGATTCGGAAGAGGGATTTACTCTGGGCGGCGGAATACAGCTGCCGCTGATGGGCCGCATTCAGGGCGGATTCGATTATGCCTTTGCCGATTTCGGGCGCTTGCAGGATACGCATCGTTTCACCATTTTATTGCGTTTTTGA